The Vigna unguiculata cultivar IT97K-499-35 chromosome 11, ASM411807v1, whole genome shotgun sequence genomic sequence TGGGAGAAGTCACTGCCCCTTGTGAACTTgaagtgaaaaattaaaattaaaataatgaaatggaaAATGGTCTGATCATATTCTTCAAGAATTAATTAATGGCCAACAATGAGTGGACCATTAAATTCACCAATGGTTAGTGAGAACACAAAATTCCAAACTTTTCTCAGTGCTTTGTTTTTTGGTTGAATTTCTAATACTACAGTGCAAGTAAAAGACAGTGTTCTACCTTTTCATCTTTACTATTTAAGTACTGTGCTGTATTCTGTCTGGGCATTTTCTTTcacccaaaattttctttttttcatttctctttctctcaaaATCCCTTTCTTTGATCAAACTCATAACATGTGGTGTGGTTTCCAGAGTAGAAGCAAGGTAATGATATAGAAgcagttttttttcttccatatgATGTTTTTTTCACCATGCCTGCATCTGTCACAGGTTATAGTTTTCTGTCATCAAATTAAAATCCAAAGGCTAAAATCATTGCCTCCCTAAAAAGTTGCTTCTGAGTGGCTTATGATTTTCTTTCTATCTGATAATGTCTATTGGTAGCTttgatccttttttttttgtctgttaatttatttacatgaaTGCGTTTATCAGCCAAAATATTTAGTTCCAACACAGCCATATAAGCTTAGATCTTAGGTAACACAGCAGATTAGGCACAATTAGTTTGTGAATTATTTTCCAAATATCACACTCTTCAATTCAATGTAATTACACTATTGGGATGTTTCTGTTCCTTTAACTTCGTGAGTTTGTTTAACTACTAGATTTAGTTAATGTTTGTAAAGAGTGTTATCCTTTAACCTTGAACCTTTTCTTGACTTTTCTCTTTCCTTTGtgattttaaaacaaaaatgtatcctCAAAGGGCAATCTCTGATTAGTCCAATTTAGCAGTGAGTGACTGTTGTTAACAAGAGCTACTACAATGAGTTTGACTGGAACTGTGAATGATGCAACTGCTACAAATTCTCCTTGTGGCTTCTCTGAGACTAATTGTGGATCTTCATCTAACAACAGTTCCACTCATATTTGCATCAACTGTGACTTCAGCTATGATGATTCTTTACTCTCTCATGAAAGTGAAGACTCTGAGTGGATCTCAGATTCAAAGTCTAATCATGGATTGTCATCTGAGAACCCTTTAACTCCTCTGAGCACCAATGGAATAATACAGTGTGTCAGATCAGAAGATAATATTTCAGTGGAGCATCTTTTAGAAATTGAAGACATTCAAGAGTTTAGTACTGATGGACCACTTTTTTGGCCATATGAAGGGAAATTCAGCTGGAGTTTTGAGGAATCTGGAAGCCCGTTTTGCATCTCACCAAGGGGAGGGCTTGTGTTTGGTTCTAGATCAATGACACCAAGGATAAAGGAAAGTAGTGAGAAAGGCCATGAAAGTATATGCAGGGTATCATGTGCACAAAAGATGAATGGTGAGATAGTAACTCCACCAGAGTTGAATGATGAGAAAGTTGCATTTAAAGGCACAAAAGATGACAACAAAGTGTTATGTGTTGACAAGACTCTGGTTAATGAGGATCATGAGTCAGATTATTATGACCTTCTATTGGTTAGAAAAGATTTTTGTTTGGATGAAGAAGAGCCTGAGATTTCAATTGAGACACTGGTGGGGCTGAAGGAGTTTGATGGACGTGAAGGGCTTGATTCAGAGTTTAATGGTGATGTGTTCATGTTGGAGGAAGCTTGATATTAAATATCAGAATGACCGAGTTACCATCACTTTTTCATAAGTCCCTGCcatttttgaattgttttggTAGAATACACATACCTTAGTGCAGTTCATTTaagaagatatttttaaaatgtatcgGTTCATTTCTCAAAGTACAATTGTATCAGTTcatttaatacaatatttaaaaatgattacaaaattataactCTTAGCTTAGTTGTTAAACtaataaatcatttaaaataaataaaataggaaaaggaacaatattttgtaagtacttttggaattgtttttaataaaagtcTCAACAAGCCTTGCATTGGAAAGAGCTGGTAAGGTATTGCCATTGTTTCCAAAAATCCTTCCcttaaactatttttatgtGCTTCTTGGATTTAACATATCCagcttaaaaatatatttcaaaccTGGCTGCACCAGATTTGAATTTCAAACACATAACAAACTAGCGGATTCATGAAGTAACTAAGATTGAATTCAAGGAGATAACACAAACACTCAACGTAATATACCCAATTAACATTTCACAAATGAAATTTCAAAACACTGACCGAAATTAATTTATGGAAAGCCTCTCATAATATACatgttaattttcattttctaaatagaGTTCATGGAGATACTAATttcagttttttcttttatttttctgttctAAAAGGAACTTACGGAAAAATTCTTTCACACATGTTCTTAATCtactatattttcattttctagaTACTAAATGACCAATACTTCAACAAACTGGCTTCTGCAACCAAAACTTGAATGAACCTAATTACATTGACGATAAGTAAAACAGTCAAATACGAAAAGAAGGTGACTTTAAGCCCCGCATATTGTAAGAAGATGGGAGCATCAAGTCAAGGAAACACCTTTTGTGCAATATAACTTCTGCTACCTTACGTATTCCAACAGGTATGGTGAACAATAAGCAACTATAGGGAGactttttacaaaaatcatCAATTACTATGAGTGACCTGGCCTGATTGGGTTTTCTGTCAATCTTCTCCAAACCATCCTCCCACAATGAACCACGGTCAAGATAGCAGTGAAATAAAGAAGAGGAATGCCAACAGCGCAACCACCAGGCGCCAAATTCACCAGTGTCTGAATAAGGAAACAGCAAGCCAAAGAAAACAGTGTAGTTTAAGCATTAATTGATGGCAAAAATCATAAAAGAACAGTTACATTCCAAAATATcaattcataaatataattcaCAGTATATACAGGAGACCTTTTAATATTACAGTTTTCATGTTTTCTGAAACCTACTAAAATTCAAGCAGACAGGCACCACTAGTGAAAGATGGATGGTTACTAGTTACAGTTGTAAATTTTAGGGTAAAAATATAATCCAAAGAGTGAGATTTTACCACCATTCCTGCAACAATGTGAACAATGGGAACAAAATACGTATCCACTTTGTTCCCCTCTGTATACCCATTAAATGCGATGACCATTGAGAATGTGTGGATTGTGACAAATGCAAGAGCAATTGTTGCTGCAATG encodes the following:
- the LOC114170577 gene encoding uncharacterized protein LOC114170577 — protein: MSLTGTVNDATATNSPCGFSETNCGSSSNNSSTHICINCDFSYDDSLLSHESEDSEWISDSKSNHGLSSENPLTPLSTNGIIQCVRSEDNISVEHLLEIEDIQEFSTDGPLFWPYEGKFSWSFEESGSPFCISPRGGLVFGSRSMTPRIKESSEKGHESICRVSCAQKMNGEIVTPPELNDEKVAFKGTKDDNKVLCVDKTLVNEDHESDYYDLLLVRKDFCLDEEEPEISIETLVGLKEFDGREGLDSEFNGDVFMLEEA